Below is a window of Camelus ferus isolate YT-003-E chromosome 4, BCGSAC_Cfer_1.0, whole genome shotgun sequence DNA.
AAGTGGGGTGGGGCCTCCGGGACGGCTGTAATTTGATCCAGAGCTGATAGCAACCTCTTCCACACACGTTGGGTTGGGGCGGctgggacataaaagctggtggagCTGGGAATATGGAGACTGAGTTAGCTGCAAAGACTCTGGTGCACCGTTTGTGTgtttattggggggaaaaaaagggataAATTGCTGGGTGGAAGAAGAGGAGGTAAATAGCTGTGTCTCACTCTGCAAGCTCAGGCGGTCCAGAGCTGGATTTGCCAGAAGTTATTTTAGCAGGCGGTATCAGCAGGAGCATTCTTTCAGAGAAAATCCTGCCATAGTGCCTTGCACTGCTTTGACATATCACTAGATGTTCCTCCTCCTGCAGAAGTCATTGCCCTTTTACAATACAAGTAGAGAACGTTTCCTATGCAGTAAAAGTAGAGAAAGATGTGGCTTATGACTTTAGTTCTTGGGCATCTGGTTCTAGATTACAGCAACTCAATAGAGTTTGCAGCGAGCTCAGTGAAGTAACTCACTCATTAAGATAATAACTGGGTATCTCCATGCAGGATGTAGGTGACGAGAAGCAGGACTGTGCCTTATAGgacattttttaacttcttaacGGTGAGCCTCTCCATTGAGTTCTTGGGACACTCTCTGTATCTTTCAATCACACCGTAAACAACAGAACAAAGGTAGCTGggcaagttttgcttttttctaaatCAGGTTcgctgacctttttttttttttttttttttttttatggccaagGAGGCACCTCACATTTGTAAAgggcagaaatggaaaaagaggCAAGTCCTGACTTAGGAGCCATTCTTCCAAACCACGCCTTTCTGTCGCCTTAATGTAAATGGAGGGTACCAAGGTGCAGCCTGAAACTCGGAACTGGACTGTCATCTGAAGTTGCGTGTTTGAGAATCTCGTGAGAAATATTTTATGACCTAATTAGATTAGAGAAGCTGTTAGGTTATAATTGGTAGGTAGTAAAAAGCAAATAACCATTTagctcatgaaaaaaaaaactaaactgtttgggggggggaggaaggaggtgtaCCCCAATATCACTTAAGAtaatagaagaagaaaatgcaCAATAAAATCTCTTGTGACTGCCACTCCGAGATTCAATGCACATTCACCATTTGGTGATGAAACATCAATTTTCTAGTATTAAAACAGCTAATGAAGACTGAAGTTTGTCCTTTCTTCCGTACAGGCCTCCTGTTTACTTCTGAGAAGGTTCTGGTTCAAAAAGAAAATGGGTCCCAGCCAGAATCAAAATCAGTATTAACTTTACCAAGAAATTTGAATTCAGTCAAGCAATTCAGAAACTGCTCAAACTTTGGAAGTATTCAGGGTTTCCTTGACAAATGGCGTTTGAAGATATATAATATCAAGCTTGAaaaagtttatctgtttttttttccctttctttgaagTTATGAAGTCAAGGGCATCATCCCTATTATGTCtgactttctttctttggctGGTGCTTAATCTGGCCAAGTTCAGCGCGAGAAATCTGCTGATGCTGGAAATTTTTCCATTCGTGGACTTGCAGCCTATCAGCTTGGGGCATGCAGTTAGCACAGTCCTTAAGGTGTTTTGTTCTGACTTCTGCCTCAGGTTCCTAATGTGAGAGAGTAGACCCAGATCATGGAGGTGCTTCAGTGCGATGGCTGTGACTTCAGAGCACCGTCTTATGAAGATCTCAAGGCTCACATCCAGGATGTCCACACGGCATTTCTGCAGCCGACGGACGTTGCCGAAGACAATGCGAATGAGCCAAGATCTGGGTCCATGAACGCCAGTAACCAGACAGAGATGGAGTTTTCATCCATAAAGGATGAATTTGCAATTGCAGAGGATTTATCAGGTAAATGTGTCTCGGCCTTGGCATAGCTGACGTATTTTGCTGGCCTCATCTCTCTTGAGCTGTGGTTCTCGACGTACATGGCTTCTACAGAGCTTCCTGCTCTTTGTGAGCCATTTCTGTGGTGGAGGCACCATGTTTCTCTTCTTGAGTAGCCTAGGTTTATTGAGCTTTCAGCTTCCTTATGTCTCTTAGTTTCCCTTCAATTTGGAGAACAGTGTAGTATCTTGGAAAGTTCTAGAAGGAATACTGCAGTTTGTGAAACTTACATTTTCCTAGCTCTGTGGCACATGGATAGAGATGAGGTGAGTATCGTATCTGAAGGCCAGCGCTGCATCTTCGTCCATGAGAAGCAACATGCGTATGTTCATCAAGGCTTCATTAACGTTCTTCAGGGTCTCATCGTGAGATGTTCAGTCTTTCAGTCTTTTGAACGTGATGTTTATTAATGAagaagaattgaaaagaaaaactgatttgCATGATTGAGTTTCTTGATTCtcttttgctttgcatttctcttcccacTTACCTTATGCTCTCTCTTTAGGTCAAAATGCAACTGCGCTGGGGACCGGAAGTTACTATGGCCATAGTCCAGGATATTACGGTCAGCATATTGCCCCTAATCCCAAACCAACAAACAAGTTTTTTCAGTGCAAGTTCTGCGTACGCTACTTCAGGTCAAAAAACCTCCTCATTGAACACACTAGGAAGGTCCACGGAGCTCAAGCTGAAGGGAGTTCGGTGGGCCCCCCTGTTCCAGGGTCCTTAAACTATAATATCATGATGCATGAGGGATTTGGAAAGGTCTTCTCCTGCCAGTTTTGCACGTACAAGTCACCACGGAGGGCAAGAATAATTAAGCATCAGAAGATGTATCACAAAAACAATTTGAAGGAGACCactgctcctcccccagcccctgctccggTGCCAGACCCAGTGGTCCCTCCCGTGTCTCTGCAGGACCCCTGCAAGGAACTGCCCGCGGAGGTGGTGGAGCGCAGCATCTTAGAATCCATGGTCAAGCCTTTGACCAAGTCTCGAGGCAACTTTTGCTGTGAGTGGTGCAGCTATCAGACCCCCCGCCGAGAACGCTGGTGTGACCACATGATGAAGAAGCACCGCAGCATGGTCAAGATCCTTTCCAGTCTCAGGCAGCAGCAAGAAGGGACTAACCTGCCTGATGTGCAGAACAAGAACGCCCCCAGCCCCCCTTCCAATTCCACCTATTTGTCCATGAACACCGCCAGCCGGGAGATGCCCAGCACTAATGTCTCCAACTACAGGAGCTCCGTCGGCAACTCCATCATGAGACCCAACTCTTCTTCTGCTTCCAAGTTTTCACCCATGTCTTACCCTCAGATGAAGCCGAAGTCACCTCACAATTCCGGCCTCGTTAACTTGGCGGAGCGATCCCGTTACGGAATGACTGACATGAGCAGTTCTCCTGCCGACCTGGAAACGAACAGCATGCTGAATGACTCGAGTTCTGATGAAGAGTTAAATGAGATAGACAGTGAGAACGGTTTGAATGCCATGGATCACCAGACAGCAGGCATGTCTGCGGAGCAGCTGATGGGCTCCGACGGCAACAAGTTACTGGAGACCAAGGGGATTCCGTTTAGAAGGTTCATGAATAGGTTCCAGTGCCCCTTTTGTCCTTTCCTCACCATGCATCGGCGTAGCATCTCCCGCCACATAGAAAACATCCACTTATCTGGAAAGACCGCTGTCTACAAATGTGACGAATGTCCGTTTACTTGCAAGAGCTCATTAAAACTCGGGGCTCACAAACAGTGTCACACGGGTACCACATCAGATTGGGATGCTGTGAATTCCCAGAGTGAAAGCATTTCTTCCTCACTGAATGAAGGTGTACTGTCTTACGAGAGCTCCAGCATCAACGGTAGAAAGTCGGGGATCATGCTGGACCccttgcagcagcagcagccgccacccccaccacccccgcctcctccaccacctccgTCACAGCCGCAGCCACCACAGCTACAGACGCAACATCAGgtgccaccccagccccagccgccaccgcccccaccaccacctgtgCCAGCCCCGCCCCTGCACCCGTACAAGTGCACCATGTGTAGTTACTCCACCACGACTCTGAAAGGGCTGAGAGTCCATCAGCAGCACAAACACTCCTTCTGTGACAACTTGCCAAAATTCGAGGGGCAACCCTCAAGCCTGCCATTGGAGAGTGAGACCGACAGCCACCCCTCTTCCAGCAACACTGTGAAGAAAAGCCAGACCTCAATTCTTGGGTTGTCTTCCAAGAACAATTTTGTTGCTAAGGCCGCCAGGAAACTCGCGAATGACTTCCCTCTTGACTTATCACCCGTGAAGAAGAGGACCAGGATTGATGAGATCGCAAGCAACCTGCAGAGCAAAATTAACCAAACCAAACAGCAGGAAGATGCGGTGATCAACGTGGAGgatgatgaggaggaagaggaagaccaTGAGGTGGAGATCGAGGTGGAGCTGGACAGGGAGGAAGAGCCAACAGAGACCATCATGGAGGGGCCCACCCCCTTCTCTGCCCAACAGATCTGGGCGAGAGATGCCCCTGACCCCCAGAAGGAGCCCAGCTTCAGAACTGTCACCCATGATTACAACGCCACCAATGGGGCCGAGATAGAGCTCACCCTTTCCGAAGATGAAGAGGATTATTACGGCTCGTCCACGAACGTGAAAGATCACCAGGTTTCCAGTACGGCTCTGCTTAGCACTCCGACTCCTATCTACGGAACTGAGCATAATAATGAAAACACGGACTTTAGCGACTCGGGAAGGCTTTATTATTGCAAACACTGTGACTTTAACAACAAATCTGCCCGGAGCGTCAGCACCCACTACCAGCGCATGCACCCGTACATTAAGTTCAGCTTTCGGTACATCTTGGACCCCAATGATCACAGCGCGGTGTACCGATGCCTGGAATGCTACATCGATTACACCAACTTTGAAGACCTGCAGCAGCATTACGGTGAGCACCACCCAGAAGCCATGAATGTCCTCAACTTTGACCACTCGGACCTGATCTACCGGTGTCGTTTTTGTTCCTACACGAGCCCGAACGTCCGAAGCCTGATGCCGCATTACCAAAGAATGCATCCCACCGTGAAGATTAACAACGCGATGATCTTTTCGAGCTACGTGGTGGAGCAGCAGGAGGGGCTGAACACGGAATCCCAGACGCTGAGGGAGATTCTGAACTCGGCTCCCAAGAGCATGGCCACGTCCACTCCGGTGGCCCGTGGTGGCGGTCTGCCAGCCCCGTTCAGTAAAAACACTCCTTCGAAGACTTTTCCTCCAGAATGTGAAAATCAGAAGGACCCCTCGGTCAACACCGTTGTCGTTTACGACTGTGACGTCTGCTCCTTCGCGAGCCCCAACATGCACTCCGTGTTGGTTCACTATCAGAAGAAACACCCCGAAGAAAAGGCTTCGTACTTTAGGATCCAGAAAACCATGCGAATGGTGTCTGTGGACAGGGGCTCTGCCCTTTCTCAGTTATCATTTGAGGTGGGTGCTCCAATGTCTCCCAAAATGTCCACCATGggttccccaccccccccaccacccccgccaCCAGACCTCAGTACTGAGCTTTACTACTGCAAACACTGCTCCTACAGCAATCGGTCCGTTGTGGGAGTCCTGGTCCACTACCAGAAAAGACACCCAGAAATAAAGGTTACTGCCAAATATATCAGACAGGCTCCTCCCACAGCTGCAATGATGAGAGGGGCCGAGGGGCCCCAAGGCTCCCCCCGGCCACCTGCCCCCATGCAACAGCTCAACCGCAGCGGCTCCGAGAGAGACGGCCCTCCCGTGGAGAACGAGATGTTCTTTTGCCAGCACTGTGATTATGGGAACCGGACGGTCAAAGGTGTCCTCATTCACTATCAGAAGAAGCACCGAGACTTCAAGGCCAACGCGGACGTGATCCGGCAGCACACAGCCACCATCCGAAGCCTCTGTGACCGGAACCAGAAGAAGCCTGCCAGTTGCGTGCTGATGCCTCCCTCGAACGTGGAGCGGGACAAAACGAAACTCCGAGCACTCAAATGTAGGCAGTGCTCGTACACCTCCCCCTACTTCTATGCACTGAGGAAGCACATCAAGAAAGACCACCCTGCCCTGAAGGCCACGGTCACGTCCATCATGCGGTGGGCGTTCCTCGACGGCTTGATAGACGCCGGCTACCACTGCGAGTGGTGCATCTATTCCCACACGGAGCCCAGTGGTTTGCTCCTCCATTACCAAAGGAGGCACCCCGAGCATTACGTTGACTACACGTACATGGCTACCAAGCTCTGGGCTGGGCCGGACCCGTCCCCCCCCTCTCTCACGATGACCGCTGAAGCCAAAACGTACAGGTGCAGAGACTGTGTTTTTGAAGCCGTCTCCATCTGGGACATCACCAAT
It encodes the following:
- the ZNF462 gene encoding zinc finger protein 462 isoform X4 yields the protein MEVLQCDGCDFRAPSYEDLKAHIQDVHTAFLQPTDVAEDNANEPRSGSMNASNQTEMEFSSIKDEFAIAEDLSGQNATALGTGSYYGHSPGYYGQHIAPNPKPTNKFFQCKFCVRYFRSKNLLIEHTRKVHGAQAEGSSVGPPVPGSLNYNIMMHEGFGKVFSCQFCTYKSPRRARIIKHQKMYHKNNLKETTAPPPAPAPVPDPVVPPVSLQDPCKELPAEVVERSILESMVKPLTKSRGNFCCEWCSYQTPRRERWCDHMMKKHRSMVKILSSLRQQQEGTNLPDVQNKNAPSPPSNSTYLSMNTASREMPSTNVSNYRSSVGNSIMRPNSSSASKFSPMSYPQMKPKSPHNSGLVNLAERSRYGMTDMSSSPADLETNSMLNDSSSDEELNEIDSENGLNAMDHQTAGMSAEQLMGSDGNKLLETKGIPFRRFMNRFQCPFCPFLTMHRRSISRHIENIHLSGKTAVYKCDECPFTCKSSLKLGAHKQCHTGTTSDWDAVNSQSESISSSLNEGVLSYESSSINGRKSGIMLDPLQQQQPPPPPPPPPPPPPSQPQPPQLQTQHQVPPQPQPPPPPPPPVPAPPLHPYKCTMCSYSTTTLKGLRVHQQHKHSFCDNLPKFEGQPSSLPLESETDSHPSSSNTVKKSQTSILGLSSKNNFVAKAARKLANDFPLDLSPVKKRTRIDEIASNLQSKINQTKQQEDAVINVEDDEEEEEDHEVEIEVELDREEEPTETIMEGPTPFSAQQIWARDAPDPQKEPSFRTVTHDYNATNGAEIELTLSEDEEDYYGSSTNVKDHQVSSTALLSTPTPIYGTEHNNENTDFSDSGRLYYCKHCDFNNKSARSVSTHYQRMHPYIKFSFRYILDPNDHSAVYRCLECYIDYTNFEDLQQHYGEHHPEAMNVLNFDHSDLIYRCRFCSYTSPNVRSLMPHYQRMHPTVKINNAMIFSSYVVEQQEGLNTESQTLREILNSAPKSMATSTPVARGGGLPAPFSKNTPSKTFPPECENQKDPSVNTVVVYDCDVCSFASPNMHSVLVHYQKKHPEEKASYFRIQKTMRMVSVDRGSALSQLSFEPFGHLEEVPKIKERKVVGYKCKFCVEVHPTLRAICNHLRKHVQYGSVPAVSATVKGLRSHERSHLALAMFTREDKYSCQYCSFVSAFRHNLDRHMQTHHGHHKPFRCKLCSFKSSYNSRLKTHILKAHAGEHAYKCSWCSFSTMTISQLKEHSLKVHGKALTLPRPRIVSLLSSHAHHTSQKATPAEEVEDSNDSSYSEPPDVQQQLNHYQSAALARNNSRVSPVPLSGASGGAEQKTEAVLHCEFCEFSSGYIQSIRRHYRDKHGGKKLFKCKDCSFYTGFKSAFTMHVEAGHSAVPEEGPKDLRCPLCLYHTKYKRNMIDHIVLHREERVVPIEVCRSKLSKYLQGVVFRCDKCTFTCSSDESLQQHIEKHNELKPYKCQLCYYETKHTEELDSHLRDEHKVSRNFELVGRVNLDQLEQMKEKMESSSSDEDDKEEEMNSKVDDRDLMRFSDRGAAVSTEKRFPCEFCGRAFSQGSEWERHVLRHGMALNDTKQVSREEIHLKETMEDSIKMPSIEEKDDDESMGIDFSLKTETVAICVVAADESLLENAEAKKE